A region from the Gossypium hirsutum isolate 1008001.06 chromosome A08, Gossypium_hirsutum_v2.1, whole genome shotgun sequence genome encodes:
- the LOC107946898 gene encoding LOW QUALITY PROTEIN: protein NLP6-like (The sequence of the model RefSeq protein was modified relative to this genomic sequence to represent the inferred CDS: deleted 1 base in 1 codon) has product MCEPEEDNACPFPPKQVQPQHQGIMDFDELDLQSSWPFDQLTSLSNPTSPFVTSSSSEQPCSPLWAFSDDDKLGSAAAAGYNLFVTCTPNPVNENAKEENDNRGLPSLFLGLLPLENPDSYCVIKERMTRALRYFKESTEQHVLAQVWAPVKDGGRYVLTTLGQPFVLDPHSSGLHQYRMVSLMYMFSVDGESDVQLGLPGRVFQQKLPEWTPNVQYYSSREYSRLNHALHYNVQGTLALPVFEPSGQSCVGVLELIMTSQKINYAPEVDKVCKALEAVNLKSSEILGYPCTQICSENRQNALAEILEILTVVCETHKLPLAQTWVPCRHRKVLVHGGGLKKSCTSFDGSCMGQVCMSTTDVAFYVVDAHMWGFRDACLEHHLQKGQGVAGRAFFSLNSCFCSDISQFSKPEYPLVHYARMFKLTSCFAICLRSTYTRDDDYVLEFFLPPAIADRNEQQALLGSILTTMKQHFQSLMVASGAELEEDEGSIEIIGASSEERFVTRLECIPIPPPVKSPPENNTSPNKGELQLDSSKQKLIVNFDPPAHGGRVVASGSHNLDCPLQNKDLKKPERKRGETEKSISLEVLQHYFTGSLKDAAKSLGVCPTTMKRICRQHGISRWPSRKINKVNRSLTKLKHVIESVHGTDGAFGLTSLANSPLPVGVDSISWPTSLKGSNQQNSPNSRPFEHKGEKNDSPTCLTPQSNGQVLVEDQLLGGRTLSPEPFAQQNGLSSDFDKGVKRSRIGSSSREESAGTPISYSSCQGSLGIETAATKASFGSIHDQCFKAHGSPELAFQQLLGEPNISAMFSMPKVLMATELEEPIGGMLVEAAGSSKDLSNLCPIANVGVNEQFPESSWTPPPCSDLALKQAMSTFTQPTPRVTAREETKSVTIKATYREDIIRFRITMSSCILELKEEVANRLKLEVGTFDIKYLDDDNEWVLIACDADLEECIDVSRSSGNNIIRLCIHDTMANLESSCESTGEL; this is encoded by the exons ATGTGCGAGCCGGAGGAAGACAATGCGTGTCCGTTCCCGCCCAAACAAGTACAGCCACAACACCAGGGAATAATGGATTTCGATGAACTGGACCTTCAGAGTTCCTGGCCCTTTGATCAGTTGACTTCCCTTTCTAACCCCACCTCTCCTTTCGTCACCTCCTCTTCTTCTGAGCAGCCTTGTTCTCCTCTATGGGCTTTCTCTGATGATGATAAGCTTGGGTCTGCCGCTGCCGCTGGTTACAATCTTTTCGTCACGT GTACTCCGAATCCAGTAAATGAAAATGCAAAGGAGGAGAATGATAATAGAGGGTTGCCATCTCTATTTCTGGGATTGCTGCCCCTTGAGAACCCAGATAGTTATTGTGTAATTAAAGAGAGGATGACTCGGGCGTTGCGTTACTTCAAGGAATCAACTGAACAACATGTTCTAGCACAGGTTTGGGCACCTGTAAAGGATGGGGGTCGATATGTGCTAACAACATTGGGGCAACCCTTCGTCCTTGATCCGCATAGCAGTGGATTGCATCAGTATAGGATGGTTTCTTTGATGTACATGTTTTCTGTGGACGGAGAGAGTGATGTACAGCTTGGACTTCCTGGCCGTGTTTTCCAGCAAAAATTGCCAGAATGGACTCCA AATGTACAGTATTATTCCAGCAGAGAGTATTCTCGGCTTAATCATGCTCTGCATTACAATGTTCAGGGTACTTTGGCATTGCCAGTCTTTGAACCTTCTGGACAGTCTTGTGTGGGTGTACTTGAACTCATAATGACATCACAGAAGATTAACTATGCACCAgaggttgataaagtatgcaaagCACTTGAG GCGGTGAATCTAAAAAGCTCAGAAATACTGGGTTACCCATGCACCCAG ATTTGCAGTGAAAATCGCCAAAATGCACTGGCAGAAATTTTGGAGATTTTGACAGTGGTCTGTGAAACGCACAAACTACCTTTGGCTCAGACCTGGGTCCCCTGCAGGCATCGCAAGGTTTTGGTCCATGGTGGTGGTCTAAAGAAAAGTTGTACAAGCTTTGATGGTAGCTGCATGGGACAAGTCTGCATGTCAACAACTGATGTGGCTTTCTATGTTGTAGATGCTCACATGTGGGGTTTCCGGGATGCTTGTCTTGAGCATCACCTACAGAAGGGTCAAGGGGTTGCTGGGAGGGCATTTTTTTCACTCAACTCATGCTTTTGCTCAGACATCAGCCAGTTCTCCAAACCTGAGTATCCCTTAGTACACTATGCTCGTATGTTTAAATTAACCAGCTGTTTTGCAATCTGCTTACGGAGTACTTATACAAGAGATGATGATTATGTTCTCGAATTCTTTTTGCCCCCTGCTATTGCCGACCGCAATGAACAACAGGCGTTATTGGGTTCCATATTGACAACAATGAAGCAGCATTTCCAAAGTCTTATGGTTGCTTCTGGAGCTGAATTGGAAGAGGATGAAGGATCTATTGAAATCATTGGAGCTTCTTCAGAAGAGAGATTCGTCACAAGACTAGAATGTATTCCAATACCTCCACCTGTGAAGTCACCACCTGAGAATAACACCTCACCCAATAAAGGAGAATTGCAATTAGATTCTTCAAAGCAAAAATTAATTGTGAATTTTGACCCTCCAGCTCATGGAGGAAGGGTTGTCGCTAGCGGTAGCCACAATCTTGATTGTCCTCTACAGAATAAAGACTTGAAGAAACCAGAGAGAAAGCGTGGGGAAACTGAGAAATCAATTAGTCTGGAGGTGCTCCAACATTATTTTACAGGGAGTCTCAAAGATGCTGCAAAAAGCCTTGGCG TTTGTCCAACTACAATGAAGCGCATCTGCAGGCAGCATGGGATCTCACGGTGGCCATCTCGTAAGATCAACAAAGTCAACCGTTCCCTCACTAAGCTAAAACATGTTATCGAATCTGTACATGGTACTGATGGAGCATTTGGTTTAACTTCGCTTGCCAATAGTCCGCTACCTGTTGGTGTTGATTCTATTTCATGGCCAACAAGTTTGAAAGGGTCCAATCAACAAAACTCACCGAACTCTAGACCTTTTGAGCATAAAGGTGAGAAAAATGATTCACCAACTTGTTTGACACCACAAAGTAATGGACAAGTTCTAGTGGAAGATCAGTTGCTGGGAGGGAGGACACTGAGCCCAGAACCTTTCGCTCAGCAAAATGGGCTTTCATCAGACTTCGATAAAGGGGTAAAAAGATCCAGAATAGGGAGTAGCTCAAGAGAAGAGAGTGCTGGGACACCAATTTCTTATAGTTCATGCCAAGGTAGCCTTGGAATTGAAACTGCTGCTACTAAGGCTTCGTTCGGTTCCATCCATGACCAATGCTTTAAAGCACATGGGTCTCCTGAGTTGGCCTTTCAACAACTTTTAGGGGAACCAAATATATCAGCCATGTTCTCAATGCCTAAAGTCCTTATGGCAACAGAACTTGAAGAACCTATTGGAGGTATGCTAGTGGAGGCTGCTGGAAGTTCAAAAGACTTAAGCAACCTATGTCCAATAGCAAATGTTGGTGTTAATGAGCAATTTCCAGAATCTAGTTGGACACCACCTCCATGTTCTGATCTGGCTCTTAAGCAAGCCATGTCCACCTTTACGCAGCCAACACCCCGTGTAACAGCTAGAGAGGAAACGAAGAGTGTGACCATCAAGGCTACTTACAGAGAAGATATTATCAGATTTCGGATCACCATGAGTTCTTGTATTCTGGAACTAAAAGAGGAAGTAGCCAATAGGCTGAAGCTAGAGGTGGGTACTTTCGACATCAAGTATTTGGATGACGATAATGAATGGGTTTTGATAGCATGTGATGCCGACCTTGAGGAATGTATAGATGTTTCAAGATCATCAGGCAACAATATCATTAGATTGTGTATTCATGACACCATGGCCAATCTAGAGAGTTCTTGTGAAAGCACTGGAGAGTTATAA